A stretch of the Microcella sp. genome encodes the following:
- a CDS encoding IS3 family transposase, whose protein sequence is MGLLRQATPIEIYRWIAAEKARAPSRRVTMLCRVLGVSRSGYYDWISRGPSRHDLEDAAALEKIEAIHADFPYYGAPRMHQALLLQGMRIGRHRVARLLRENGLHARRGRIGTRKRSVPTVRRVEIIDVVQRHFVAAAANRLWFTDLTMIRTGEGWLHAAVVLDAFNREVISWATDSKEAPGTVMTALREAIKIRQPSPGCVIHSDRGYQFTSHDWINLAAEHSMTVSIGERKDPRDNAVMESWFASMKNEELYPVGQPATRANARARLFGYIWSYNNHRLHSSLGYKSPIHYN, encoded by the coding sequence ATTGGCCTTCTTCGCCAGGCGACACCGATAGAGATCTATCGGTGGATCGCGGCGGAGAAGGCAAGAGCTCCTTCTCGACGCGTCACGATGCTGTGTCGCGTGCTCGGGGTCTCCCGTTCGGGCTACTACGACTGGATCTCTCGCGGCCCGAGTCGGCATGATCTCGAGGATGCCGCCGCGCTGGAGAAGATCGAGGCGATTCACGCCGACTTTCCCTATTACGGAGCTCCGCGCATGCATCAAGCTTTGCTGTTGCAGGGGATGCGGATCGGCCGGCATCGGGTGGCGAGATTGCTCCGTGAGAACGGCCTGCACGCGCGTCGCGGGCGCATCGGAACCCGCAAACGCTCTGTTCCAACGGTGAGACGGGTCGAGATCATCGACGTCGTGCAACGCCACTTCGTTGCCGCAGCAGCGAACCGGTTGTGGTTCACCGACCTCACGATGATTCGCACCGGGGAAGGGTGGCTGCACGCCGCCGTCGTGCTCGATGCGTTCAATCGGGAAGTGATCTCTTGGGCCACGGATTCGAAGGAGGCTCCCGGGACGGTCATGACCGCCTTGCGAGAGGCAATCAAGATCCGCCAACCATCGCCGGGATGCGTCATCCACTCGGACCGCGGATACCAGTTCACATCCCACGACTGGATCAACCTCGCTGCTGAACACTCGATGACAGTCTCGATCGGGGAGCGAAAGGATCCACGCGACAACGCCGTGATGGAATCCTGGTTCGCTTCAATGAAGAACGAAGAGCTCTATCCCGTCGGGCAGCCCGCTACGCGGGCCAATGCGAGGGCGAGGCTATTCGGCTATATCTGGTCCTACAACAACCACAGGTTGCATTCCAGCCTTGGTTACAAGTCGCCGATTCACTACAACTGA
- a CDS encoding transposase, whose translation MAREFSQEFKDQVVELYRRGRTFKDLAREFDLSATTISNWVRVADKKSAQPPPGEPPESDKAKVARLERELAERNEELEVLGKALAFFARRHR comes from the coding sequence ATGGCTCGGGAGTTTTCGCAGGAGTTCAAGGATCAAGTCGTCGAGCTCTACCGGCGCGGTCGAACGTTCAAGGACCTCGCGAGGGAGTTCGACCTGTCGGCCACGACCATCTCGAACTGGGTGAGAGTGGCCGACAAGAAATCTGCGCAGCCGCCACCCGGGGAGCCGCCGGAATCGGATAAGGCCAAAGTTGCCCGGCTCGAGCGGGAGCTCGCAGAACGCAATGAGGAGTTAGAGGTTCTGGGAAAAGCATTGGCCTTCTTCGCCAGGCGACACCGATAG
- the purE gene encoding 5-(carboxyamino)imidazole ribonucleotide mutase, producing MNAPLVAVVMGSDSDWSVMHDAATALTELGISHEVEVLSAHRTPDAMIAYGRAAAGRGIRVIIAGAGGAAHLPGMIASVTTLPVVGVPVPLKTLDGLDSLLSIVQMPAGIPVATVSIGGARNAGILAARIIGSTDAAVAARLAAFAAELEQTVAGKNAALKASIGQGAASPDPGAAPAQ from the coding sequence ATGAATGCTCCCCTCGTCGCCGTCGTGATGGGCTCCGACTCCGACTGGTCGGTGATGCACGACGCCGCGACCGCGTTGACCGAGCTCGGCATCAGCCACGAGGTCGAGGTGCTGAGCGCCCACCGCACTCCTGACGCGATGATCGCGTACGGGCGCGCGGCTGCGGGCAGGGGCATCCGCGTCATCATCGCCGGCGCAGGTGGCGCCGCCCACTTGCCGGGCATGATCGCGAGCGTGACGACGCTGCCGGTAGTCGGTGTGCCCGTGCCACTGAAGACCCTCGACGGCCTCGACAGTCTGCTGAGCATCGTGCAGATGCCCGCGGGCATTCCGGTCGCCACAGTGTCGATCGGCGGGGCGCGCAATGCGGGCATTCTGGCGGCGCGCATCATCGGGTCGACGGATGCGGCCGTCGCCGCCCGACTCGCCGCCTTCGCCGCAGAGCTCGAGCAGACGGTGGCCGGCAAGAACGCCGCGCTGAAGGCGTCGATCGGCCAGGGCGCCGCGTCGCCGGATCCCGGCGCCGCACCCGCGCAGTGA
- a CDS encoding LCP family protein: MSTRTSNPAAHQRAAQHTSPLRFPDQRDPDLMARRAWWLLGLNLLVPGSAQLLAGSRRWGRFAVGATFVLWLVALAAVALFQLWRPAALTLATNPIVLWIAQFALLFYAVLWLLTTVNAFALARLVKARPSSRAPLAVFVALSIVLATGTAGYAAYLTGVGRDALGGVFAGGGIEQPIDGRYTILLLGGDAGEDRIGLRPDSMTLLSIDASSGAVSMVGIPRNLYDAPFVDDSPLWQAWPNGFDCGDDCLLAYLYPWVEEHPELYPDAEREGSTPAIEAMKDAVGGVTGLTVQYAVLIDMAGFEDLIDALGGVVVTVDEPVKLGINGGPVVGEIAAGEQRMSGYTALWYARSRYDLTDFDRMQHQRDIQEAMLRQLDPATVVTRFEAIADASSEVARTDIPQAMLGVLGDLAVQSREHEIVRLELAPPLVDNQFPEFASIHELVLEAVAPRPTPTPEP, translated from the coding sequence GTGAGTACCCGCACGTCGAACCCCGCCGCGCACCAGCGGGCGGCGCAGCACACGTCTCCGCTGCGGTTTCCCGATCAGCGCGACCCCGACCTCATGGCTCGACGGGCGTGGTGGCTGCTGGGGCTCAACCTTCTGGTGCCGGGCAGTGCCCAATTGCTCGCGGGCAGCCGTCGCTGGGGCCGGTTCGCGGTCGGGGCGACGTTCGTGCTGTGGCTCGTCGCGCTCGCCGCGGTCGCGCTGTTTCAGCTCTGGCGCCCCGCCGCGCTGACGCTGGCGACGAATCCGATCGTGCTCTGGATCGCGCAGTTCGCCCTGCTCTTCTACGCCGTGCTGTGGCTGCTGACGACGGTCAATGCGTTCGCCTTGGCCCGGCTGGTGAAGGCCCGCCCCTCGTCACGAGCGCCTCTCGCCGTCTTCGTGGCGCTCAGCATCGTGCTCGCGACCGGAACCGCGGGCTACGCCGCCTACCTGACGGGGGTGGGGCGGGATGCTCTCGGCGGCGTCTTCGCGGGCGGCGGCATCGAGCAGCCGATCGACGGGCGCTACACGATCTTGCTGCTGGGAGGCGATGCGGGCGAGGACCGCATCGGTCTGCGGCCCGACAGCATGACGCTGCTGAGCATCGATGCGTCGTCGGGCGCGGTGTCGATGGTCGGGATTCCGCGCAATCTCTACGACGCGCCGTTCGTCGACGACTCGCCTCTCTGGCAGGCCTGGCCGAACGGCTTCGACTGCGGCGACGACTGCCTGCTCGCCTACCTCTACCCGTGGGTCGAAGAGCACCCTGAGCTCTACCCCGATGCCGAGCGCGAGGGCAGCACGCCCGCGATCGAGGCGATGAAAGACGCGGTCGGCGGGGTGACCGGGCTCACTGTGCAGTACGCGGTTCTCATCGACATGGCGGGTTTCGAAGACCTGATCGATGCGCTCGGCGGCGTCGTCGTCACGGTCGATGAGCCAGTGAAGCTCGGCATCAACGGCGGACCGGTCGTGGGCGAGATCGCCGCGGGCGAGCAGCGCATGAGCGGGTACACCGCGCTCTGGTACGCACGCAGCCGCTACGACCTCACCGATTTCGACCGCATGCAGCACCAGCGCGACATTCAGGAGGCGATGCTGCGGCAGCTTGACCCGGCGACGGTCGTCACGCGATTCGAGGCGATCGCCGACGCATCGAGCGAGGTGGCGCGCACCGACATTCCGCAGGCGATGCTCGGGGTGCTCGGCGACCTCGCGGTGCAGTCGCGCGAACACGAGATCGTCCGGCTCGAGCTCGCACCGCCGCTCGTCGACAACCAGTTTCCTGAGTTCGCGAGCATTCACGAGCTGGTGCTCGAGGCGGTCGCTCCGAGGCCGACCCCGACGCCCGAGCCCTAG